The Paraburkholderia hospita region ATGCCCAGATCTTCACCGACTGAGGTTCGTACTGAAAGCGTCAAAAAGCACGTGGCGGCCATCCACACGAGCGGCGAACTTTCGCTGCTGGAGCGCAAGCTGTCCAACGTGCTGCTACTGCATTCATACGACAACCTTCTGAACACGAGAACCCACCGTCTACCGGTGCGGACGCTCATGCTCGTGCTTGGCTGGACCGAAAGCGAAAACACCGAAAAGCTTCGAGAAGCGCTCAAGCAGCTTGCCACCACGGCCGTCGAGTTCAACGTCATGGACGACGGCCGGGAACGGTGGAGCGTTATGCCGATTCTGTCGTTTGCGGAGATTCGCGCGGGCGTCTGCTCATATCGCTACGACGAGGCGCTGGCGGAAAAGCTTTTCGATCCGTCGATTTACGCGACCGTCAATCTCGGCGTGCAGCGCAAATTTTCGAAGTCGCATGCGTTGACGCTTTACGAAAACTGCCTGCGTTTTCAGAAGGTTGGCTCGACCGGCTGGATCGAACTACCCGTCCTTCGGAAACTGCTGGGTGCGACCCAGGAGTATTACGACGATTTTCGCCGACTGAACAGCAAGGTGATTCAGAAGGCCGTGAAGGAGATCAACGACGTCTCAGACATTAACGTCGACGTCGAATATCAGCGCCTCGGAAGGTCAGTGACGGGTGTGAAGTTTCTTATCCGGCAAGGCGCGCAGCAGTCGCTTCTTACGCCTGAGACAGAAGACGAGTTCGCGCACGTGCGTGACAGCGAAATCTATCGGAAGCTTCGGGCTCACGGGATTGGCGACAAGCTGGCGCTCAGTTTCGTCATCGAGGACGAGGAGCGGGCCCGTCTGGTTGTG contains the following coding sequences:
- a CDS encoding replication initiation protein, yielding MPRSSPTEVRTESVKKHVAAIHTSGELSLLERKLSNVLLLHSYDNLLNTRTHRLPVRTLMLVLGWTESENTEKLREALKQLATTAVEFNVMDDGRERWSVMPILSFAEIRAGVCSYRYDEALAEKLFDPSIYATVNLGVQRKFSKSHALTLYENCLRFQKVGSTGWIELPVLRKLLGATQEYYDDFRRLNSKVIQKAVKEINDVSDINVDVEYQRLGRSVTGVKFLIRQGAQQSLLTPETEDEFAHVRDSEIYRKLRAHGIGDKLALSFVIEDEERARLVVQLAEEKDRKGQIKRSTAGFIRTLIENKADVSEPEYEKEKREKAQKQAAAARTRTLDARMQELRIDFDRLQCASAVKVLTQDEKRAFARQFVEGDGAKYAREFRPDSPGLFSGSVGRVNFASWLRNRVRPEFDATKFDGWLSENHQEVSLQRNS